One genomic window of Streptomonospora nanhaiensis includes the following:
- the argH gene encoding argininosuccinate lyase: MANEREPEVTRLWGGRFSGGPSEALARLSLSTHFDWRLARHDIAGSRAHARVLHAAGLLTDPELDAMIAGLDRLEADVASGAFTPVLADEDVHTALERGFIERVGPELGGRLRAGRSRNDQIATLVRMYLREQARAIASDVLDLAAALADQAEANIDVPMPGRTHLQHAQPVLLAHHLLAHAWPLLRDVARLRDWDARAAVSAYGSGALAGSSLGLDPDAVAADLGFPASAQNSIDGTAARDVVAEFAFVAAMTGVDLSRLAEEVILWATKEFSFVTLDDAFSTGSSIMPQKKNPDIAELARGKAGRLVGDLAGLLTTLKGLPLAYNRDLQEDKEPVFDAVDTLGLLLPAFTGMVATLVFNRERMAELAPQGFSLATDIAEWLVRRRVPFREAHEIAGACVRACEERGIDLPDLTDADLAAISPHLTPDVREVLTVAGSLASRSAKGGTAPARVKEQLERVRAEIAAHREYAAEGAGEG, translated from the coding sequence GTGGCCAACGAGCGCGAACCCGAGGTCACCCGCCTGTGGGGCGGACGCTTCTCCGGCGGCCCCTCCGAGGCGCTGGCGCGGCTCTCCCTGAGCACCCACTTCGACTGGCGCCTGGCCCGCCACGACATCGCCGGCTCGCGCGCCCACGCGCGCGTCCTGCACGCCGCCGGGCTGCTCACCGACCCCGAGCTGGACGCGATGATCGCGGGCCTGGACCGGCTGGAGGCCGACGTCGCCTCCGGCGCGTTCACCCCCGTGCTCGCCGACGAGGACGTCCACACCGCCCTGGAGCGCGGCTTCATCGAGCGCGTGGGCCCCGAACTGGGGGGGCGGCTGCGCGCCGGGCGCTCCCGCAACGACCAGATCGCCACCCTGGTCCGGATGTACCTGCGCGAGCAGGCCCGCGCCATCGCCTCCGACGTGCTCGACCTCGCCGCCGCGCTCGCCGACCAGGCCGAGGCCAACATCGACGTCCCCATGCCCGGGCGCACCCACCTCCAGCACGCCCAGCCGGTGCTGCTGGCCCACCACCTGCTGGCGCACGCCTGGCCGCTGCTGCGCGACGTGGCGCGGCTGCGCGACTGGGACGCCCGCGCCGCGGTGTCGGCCTACGGCTCGGGCGCCCTGGCCGGGTCGTCGCTGGGCCTGGACCCCGACGCGGTCGCCGCCGACCTGGGGTTCCCCGCCTCGGCCCAGAACTCCATCGACGGCACCGCCGCCCGCGACGTGGTGGCCGAGTTCGCGTTCGTGGCCGCCATGACCGGCGTGGACCTCTCGCGGCTGGCCGAGGAGGTCATCCTGTGGGCCACCAAGGAGTTCTCCTTCGTCACCCTCGACGACGCGTTCTCCACCGGCTCCTCGATCATGCCGCAGAAGAAGAACCCCGACATCGCCGAACTGGCGCGCGGCAAGGCCGGCCGCCTCGTCGGCGACCTCGCGGGCCTGCTCACCACGCTCAAGGGCCTGCCGCTGGCCTACAACCGCGACCTCCAGGAGGACAAGGAGCCGGTTTTCGACGCGGTCGACACCCTGGGCCTGCTGCTGCCCGCCTTCACCGGCATGGTGGCCACGCTCGTCTTCAACCGCGAGCGCATGGCCGAACTCGCCCCGCAGGGCTTCTCCCTGGCCACCGACATCGCCGAGTGGCTGGTGCGGCGGCGGGTGCCCTTCCGCGAGGCCCACGAGATCGCCGGCGCCTGCGTGCGGGCCTGCGAGGAGCGCGGCATCGACCTGCCCGACCTCACCGACGCCGACCTCGCCGCGATCTCGCCGCACCTGACCCCCGACGTGCGCGAGGTGCTCACCGTCGCCGGATCGCTGGCCTCCCGCTCGGCCAAGGGCGGCACCGCGCCCGCCCGCGTCAAGGAGCAGCTGGAGCGGGTCCGCGCCGAGATCGCCGCGCACCGGGAGTACGCCGCGGAGGGCGCCGGCGAGGGCTGA
- a CDS encoding sensor histidine kinase, with amino-acid sequence MGRQGGSERSIRAQLNRIVLIPSITFLVLFAVLSAVLLTQAISLRIATGDGRADIHLYASFVELQRERRLAAVHAAEGTSETLAALRRQAEATDDAVTEVAARADLLAGRGDPDIARAADAYFAELRQRSEIRGRVSAGDLGPSGASTAYTDIVGDGLRLYDLRARRLDDGASATAAADAVRLMRAQEQFARGDTLLSAAIAADSLTPQRQSRFTALVDGMRSRITEAAPALAGEAATAYEDLAGSAEWRRVRALADTVARHQPDAETDPATGEPRATGALPDGLDGWRPAADEVHTGLASLVGAQLGAVVNATDTAGSWLFNLSVGGGIISLFAGTVAYGVASCSAAHLTRRLSRLRADTLLLAREELPRIVRRLADGDPVDLDTELRRLDHGRDEVGQVADAFNIAQRTAVSAAVKEAETRAGVNRVFLAIAHRNQSLVQRQLQLLDRIEREEDDPDLLEDLFHLDHLATRGRRNAENLIILGGAQPGRRWRHPIPLVDILRGAISETEEYTRVKLRAVPDLSLSGAVVADIIHLVAELIENATAFSPPHTLVHIHSEVVPKGVAVEIEDRGLGMSEAGLAAANATLDHAPEFDVMALNRDSRLGLFVVARLAAKHDVRVRLCPSPYGGTRAVVLIPAALVSSAEPRRRRPEPPAAARARAEGDLLAPPVRRGTRRRPEAVTEGGAPAPLPGPAGGEHPADLAATEPVPVAPAAAGPGPEHPGERPALPKRRRQASLAPQLRQAPTAADHPAAADERSPEEIRRIMSAFQAGTLRGRADDDRDPVPADGGAAESDTERRAPRGDDTDTTPLRPTPVGAARQRTAVRPTGVHTGENE; translated from the coding sequence ATGGGTCGGCAGGGCGGCTCCGAGCGCAGCATCAGAGCCCAGCTCAACCGGATCGTCCTGATCCCCAGCATCACGTTCCTGGTGCTGTTCGCCGTGCTGAGCGCGGTGCTGCTGACCCAGGCGATCTCGCTGCGGATCGCCACCGGCGACGGCCGCGCCGACATCCACCTCTACGCCTCGTTCGTGGAACTGCAGCGCGAACGCCGCCTCGCCGCCGTGCACGCGGCCGAGGGCACGTCCGAAACCCTCGCGGCGCTGCGCCGGCAGGCCGAGGCCACCGACGACGCCGTCACCGAGGTCGCCGCCCGCGCCGACCTCCTGGCCGGCCGCGGCGACCCCGACATCGCCCGCGCCGCCGACGCCTACTTCGCCGAACTCCGGCAGCGCTCGGAGATCCGCGGCCGCGTCTCGGCCGGCGACCTGGGGCCCAGCGGCGCCTCCACCGCCTACACCGACATCGTCGGCGACGGCCTGCGCCTCTACGACCTGCGCGCCCGCCGCCTCGACGACGGCGCCTCGGCCACCGCCGCCGCCGACGCCGTCCGGCTGATGCGCGCCCAGGAGCAGTTCGCCCGCGGCGACACCCTCCTCAGCGCCGCCATCGCCGCCGACTCCCTCACCCCGCAGCGGCAGAGCCGGTTCACCGCGCTCGTCGACGGCATGCGCTCCCGTATCACCGAGGCCGCCCCGGCGCTGGCCGGAGAGGCCGCCACCGCCTACGAGGACCTCGCCGGGTCCGCGGAGTGGCGACGGGTGCGCGCGCTCGCCGACACCGTCGCCCGCCACCAGCCCGACGCCGAGACCGACCCCGCCACCGGCGAGCCCCGGGCCACCGGCGCCCTGCCCGACGGCCTCGACGGCTGGCGCCCGGCCGCCGACGAGGTCCACACCGGGCTGGCCTCGCTCGTCGGCGCCCAGCTGGGCGCCGTCGTCAACGCCACCGACACCGCCGGGAGCTGGCTGTTCAACCTCTCCGTGGGCGGCGGCATCATCTCGCTGTTCGCCGGCACCGTGGCCTACGGCGTGGCCTCCTGCTCCGCCGCCCACCTCACCCGCCGCCTCAGCCGGCTGCGCGCCGACACCCTGCTGCTCGCCCGCGAGGAGCTGCCCCGGATCGTGCGCCGCCTGGCCGACGGCGACCCCGTCGACCTCGACACCGAGCTGCGCCGCCTCGACCACGGCCGCGACGAGGTCGGCCAGGTCGCCGACGCCTTCAACATCGCCCAGCGCACCGCCGTCAGCGCCGCCGTCAAGGAGGCCGAGACCCGCGCCGGGGTCAACCGGGTGTTCCTCGCCATCGCCCACCGCAACCAGTCGCTGGTGCAGCGCCAGCTCCAGCTGCTGGACCGCATCGAGCGCGAGGAGGACGACCCCGACCTCCTGGAGGACCTGTTCCACCTGGACCACCTGGCCACGCGCGGCCGGCGCAACGCCGAGAACCTGATCATCCTCGGCGGCGCCCAGCCGGGCAGACGCTGGCGCCACCCCATCCCGCTCGTGGACATCCTGCGCGGCGCCATCTCCGAGACCGAGGAGTACACCCGCGTCAAGCTGCGGGCGGTGCCCGACCTCTCGCTGTCGGGCGCGGTGGTGGCCGACATCATCCACCTGGTGGCCGAGCTGATCGAGAACGCCACCGCCTTCTCGCCGCCGCACACCCTGGTGCACATCCACAGCGAGGTCGTGCCCAAGGGCGTGGCCGTCGAGATCGAGGACCGCGGGCTGGGCATGAGCGAGGCCGGCCTGGCCGCCGCCAACGCCACCCTCGACCACGCCCCCGAGTTCGACGTCATGGCGCTCAACCGCGACTCCCGGCTGGGCCTGTTCGTCGTGGCGCGGCTGGCCGCCAAGCACGACGTCCGCGTGCGGCTGTGCCCCTCGCCCTACGGAGGCACCCGCGCGGTGGTGCTCATCCCCGCCGCGCTGGTGTCCTCGGCCGAACCCCGCCGCCGCAGACCCGAGCCGCCCGCGGCGGCCCGCGCCCGCGCCGAGGGCGACCTGCTGGCGCCGCCCGTCCGCCGGGGCACCCGGCGCCGCCCCGAGGCCGTCACCGAGGGCGGCGCGCCCGCGCCGCTCCCCGGCCCCGCCGGCGGGGAACACCCCGCCGACCTCGCGGCCACCGAACCCGTGCCCGTGGCGCCCGCGGCCGCCGGCCCCGGGCCCGAGCACCCCGGCGAGCGCCCCGCGCTCCCCAAGCGCCGCCGCCAGGCAAGCCTCGCGCCCCAGTTGCGCCAGGCCCCGACCGCCGCCGACCACCCCGCCGCGGCCGATGAGCGCTCCCCCGAGGAGATCCGCCGGATCATGAGCGCCTTCCAGGCGGGAACCCTGCGCGGCCGCGCCGACGACGATCGCGATCCGGTCCCCGCCGACGGCGGCGCCGCCGAGTCCGACACCGAGCGGCGCGCCCCCCGCGGCGACGACACGGACACCACCCCCCTTCGACCCACCCCCGTGGGCGCGGCACGCCAGCGCACCGCGGTCCGGCCCACCGGCGTACACACGGGAGAGAACGAGTGA
- a CDS encoding roadblock/LC7 domain-containing protein produces MHNNHAAGDLNWLLDDLVERVVGAEHAIVLSADGLLIGRSRALTPEDGEHLSAVASAFQSLARGTGRQFGGGAVRQTVVEMEHAYLFVTAAGEGACLAVLAAETADVGLIAYEMNMRVKRVGQFLTSAPRFPQSVTAGSSGS; encoded by the coding sequence GTGCACAACAACCACGCCGCAGGAGACCTGAACTGGCTGCTGGACGACCTGGTCGAACGGGTCGTCGGCGCCGAGCACGCCATCGTCCTCTCGGCCGACGGCCTGCTCATCGGCCGCTCGCGCGCGCTCACGCCCGAGGACGGCGAGCACCTGTCGGCGGTCGCCTCGGCCTTCCAGAGCCTGGCCCGGGGCACCGGGCGCCAGTTCGGCGGCGGCGCGGTCCGCCAGACCGTGGTCGAGATGGAGCACGCCTACCTGTTCGTCACGGCGGCGGGCGAGGGCGCCTGCCTGGCCGTGCTGGCCGCCGAGACCGCCGACGTCGGGCTGATCGCCTACGAGATGAACATGCGCGTCAAGCGGGTGGGCCAGTTCCTCACCTCCGCGCCGCGCTTCCCTCAGTCGGTCACGGCCGGAAGCTCGGGGTCATGA
- a CDS encoding DUF742 domain-containing protein, with amino-acid sequence MRTAGECGPPGYDTRPGAARGARAREAARQSVRERRQRHGDAAGGPRHGAAGPLVRPYTVTGGRTRPVDAGLDMISIVVATRESADAAALEPEHAAILRMCDRPVSVAELSAQLDLPITVVKVLLGDLITAGDVLARAPLPVSDTPQLDVLQAVLDGIRRL; translated from the coding sequence ATGAGGACCGCGGGCGAGTGCGGCCCCCCGGGGTACGACACCCGCCCCGGCGCCGCCCGGGGGGCGCGGGCGCGCGAGGCGGCGCGGCAGTCGGTCCGGGAGCGGCGCCAGCGCCACGGCGACGCCGCGGGCGGTCCGCGCCACGGCGCCGCAGGCCCGCTGGTGCGCCCCTACACGGTCACCGGCGGGCGCACCCGGCCTGTCGACGCCGGCCTGGACATGATCAGCATCGTGGTGGCCACCCGCGAGTCCGCCGACGCCGCCGCCCTGGAGCCCGAGCACGCCGCGATCCTGCGGATGTGCGACCGGCCGGTCTCGGTCGCCGAGCTGTCCGCCCAGCTCGACCTGCCCATCACCGTGGTCAAGGTGCTGCTGGGCGACCTCATCACGGCAGGCGACGTACTCGCGCGGGCGCCCCTGCCCGTTTCGGACACACCCCAACTGGACGTACTTCAGGCGGTTCTCGATGGCATCCGCAGACTCTGA
- a CDS encoding GTP-binding protein: protein MASADSDTPGTSGAPGAGIPLAVKILIAGGFGVGKTTMVGSVSEIAPLSTEEVMTEASMGVDDLGGVEEKTTTTVALDFGRITVTDQVVLYLFGTPGQGRFWFMWDELAEGALGAVVLADTRRLDTCFPAVDFFEHRRVPFVVAVNQFDGACGYGAEEVREAVDLAPDVPVLFTDARDRAAGKAVLLALVEHVMRRRSPAPAARPLR from the coding sequence ATGGCATCCGCAGACTCTGACACCCCGGGCACCTCCGGCGCCCCCGGCGCCGGCATCCCGCTGGCCGTGAAGATCCTCATCGCCGGCGGGTTCGGCGTCGGCAAGACCACCATGGTCGGCTCGGTCAGCGAGATCGCGCCGCTGAGCACCGAGGAGGTCATGACCGAGGCCAGCATGGGCGTCGACGACCTCGGCGGGGTGGAGGAGAAGACCACCACCACGGTGGCGCTGGACTTCGGCCGCATCACCGTCACCGACCAGGTCGTCCTCTACCTGTTCGGCACCCCCGGCCAGGGCCGGTTCTGGTTCATGTGGGACGAACTGGCCGAGGGCGCCCTGGGCGCGGTCGTGCTCGCCGACACCCGGCGGCTCGACACCTGCTTCCCGGCCGTGGACTTCTTCGAGCACCGGCGGGTTCCGTTCGTGGTCGCCGTCAACCAGTTCGACGGCGCCTGCGGATACGGCGCCGAGGAGGTCCGGGAAGCCGTGGACCTCGCGCCTGACGTGCCCGTTCTCTTCACCGACGCCCGCGACCGCGCGGCGGGCAAGGCGGTGCTGCTGGCGCTCGTGGAGCACGTAATGCGCCGACGCAGCCCGGCGCCCGCCGCGCGGCCGCTACGATAG
- a CDS encoding sirohydrochlorin chelatase yields MQNPDRLPPRDLPRRRSGRHRNPLSFDSWVGTPTLILAIPTGPAGERGDTGEAADPAGDIGSQMVDLVRAYRPEVAIRHGRAGTAGLTEALADLGPREGHPLRGVVVPVVTAPHEGTAAAINAAVEQTGADIRVTEALGPHPMLAEVVHLRLAEAGFVRADRMRLISVVAPGTRMTDGVVVGAAGGAEAVNATGVTAVLLAARLGITVLPADLGDPASLDHAFEQLRAAGCSRPVLAPSVVGPEFPAERLEPLAQRYGARSCAPLGVGSTLAKIAALRYAEVLNTLGVDTPPSVEELPAPVGSRHRRE; encoded by the coding sequence ATGCAAAACCCGGACAGACTGCCCCCTCGCGATCTTCCGCGGCGTCGTTCCGGTCGGCATCGCAACCCCCTGTCCTTCGACAGCTGGGTGGGCACCCCGACCCTCATCCTCGCCATTCCCACGGGTCCCGCGGGGGAGCGCGGCGACACCGGCGAGGCCGCCGATCCCGCCGGCGACATCGGTTCGCAGATGGTCGACCTCGTGCGCGCCTACCGCCCCGAGGTCGCCATCCGGCACGGCCGCGCCGGCACCGCCGGCCTGACCGAGGCCCTGGCCGACCTCGGCCCCCGCGAGGGCCACCCGCTGCGCGGCGTCGTCGTGCCCGTGGTGACCGCCCCGCACGAGGGCACCGCCGCAGCCATCAACGCCGCCGTCGAGCAGACCGGCGCCGACATCCGCGTCACCGAGGCGCTCGGCCCCCACCCCATGCTCGCCGAGGTCGTGCACCTGCGCCTGGCCGAGGCCGGGTTCGTGCGGGCCGACCGCATGCGGCTCATCAGCGTCGTGGCCCCCGGCACCCGCATGACCGACGGCGTTGTCGTCGGCGCCGCGGGCGGTGCCGAGGCCGTCAACGCCACCGGGGTCACCGCCGTGCTGCTGGCCGCCCGCCTGGGGATCACCGTCCTGCCCGCCGACCTCGGCGACCCCGCCAGCCTCGACCACGCCTTCGAGCAGTTGCGCGCCGCCGGGTGCTCGCGGCCGGTGCTGGCGCCCAGCGTGGTCGGCCCCGAGTTCCCCGCCGAGCGGCTGGAGCCGCTGGCCCAGCGCTACGGCGCCCGCAGCTGCGCGCCCCTGGGCGTGGGCAGCACGCTGGCCAAGATCGCCGCCCTGCGCTACGCCGAGGTCCTCAACACCCTCGGCGTCGACACCCCGCCCTCGGTCGAGGAGCTTCCCGCGCCGGTGGGCTCGCGCCACCGCCGCGAGTAG
- a CDS encoding sensor histidine kinase has translation METRHTGRSRRPTIRRQLTRIVLIPSVSFLVLWTVMTATGFVQAGELMLSVARGRDGIAAFTRLADGLREERRLTQVRLGDPDNGQAHSALAAQRRRTDEAVDAAAGIAPTLGPGEDNEIARTVRDFLSDRDRLGAVRADVDSGRTDRATALAAYSDLVVAASDISSALLRPMEEGESVSDAVLARRLLTVHEQHARADALLAGSIAAGGMDYEETAHFTYLTAAYRDTLPDAANGLRGLPRERYDAMVDSAAWRDTENMSRMVVTRSPVAPPETPGAPATWNSAIGVGAGAWDRAARPADAALGRVVAAQADLAADTAWNSALRRIGWGAAGSVLTLLAGAAAIVAASRSSRRLTARLRRLRTDTLGLSDTRLPAIVDSARAGGRVDLDAELPRLSYGDDEIGQVADAFNTAQRTAVGAAVKEAEIRKGANRVFLGIAYRNQTLVQRQLSILDEIESDEDDPRALRRLFRLDHLATRARRYADNLIILSGAGSARRWRDPMPVADVLRAAITETEDYERVRLTSAPRARLRGAAVADVVHLVAELVENATQFSPKACSVDVNCGRVSGGVAIDVEDRGLGMTEDGYAEANRILADPPEFDVMALPEEPRLGLFVVARLAARHGVVVRLRPSPYGGTCATAVVPEHLLDWAAQTPRPAVVPGEPRSEIEPLPAEPRGER, from the coding sequence ATGGAGACACGACACACCGGCCGCTCACGCCGGCCGACCATCCGCAGACAGCTGACCCGCATCGTGCTGATTCCCAGCGTCAGCTTCCTGGTGCTGTGGACCGTCATGACCGCCACGGGGTTCGTGCAGGCGGGCGAGCTGATGCTCTCGGTCGCGCGGGGCCGCGACGGCATCGCGGCCTTCACCCGGCTCGCCGACGGCCTCCGCGAGGAGCGCCGGCTCACGCAGGTGCGGCTGGGTGACCCCGACAACGGCCAGGCCCACTCCGCGCTGGCCGCCCAGCGCCGCCGCACCGACGAGGCCGTCGACGCCGCCGCCGGCATCGCGCCCACCCTGGGCCCCGGCGAGGACAACGAGATCGCCCGCACCGTCCGGGACTTCCTGTCCGACCGCGACCGCCTCGGCGCCGTGCGCGCCGACGTCGACTCCGGCCGGACCGACCGCGCCACCGCCCTGGCCGCCTACTCCGACCTCGTCGTCGCCGCCTCCGACATCTCCTCGGCGCTGCTGCGCCCGATGGAGGAGGGCGAAAGCGTCTCCGACGCCGTGCTGGCCCGGCGGCTGCTCACCGTCCACGAGCAGCACGCGCGCGCCGACGCCCTGCTCGCGGGCTCCATCGCCGCCGGCGGCATGGACTACGAGGAGACCGCGCACTTCACCTACCTCACCGCCGCCTACCGCGACACCCTGCCCGACGCCGCCAACGGGCTGCGCGGCCTGCCCCGCGAGCGCTACGACGCCATGGTCGACTCCGCCGCCTGGCGCGACACCGAGAACATGTCCCGCATGGTCGTGACCCGCTCGCCCGTGGCACCTCCGGAGACCCCCGGGGCCCCGGCCACGTGGAACTCCGCCATCGGCGTCGGCGCCGGCGCCTGGGACCGCGCCGCCCGACCCGCCGACGCCGCGCTGGGCCGGGTGGTGGCCGCCCAGGCCGACCTCGCCGCCGACACCGCCTGGAACTCCGCGCTGCGCCGCATCGGCTGGGGGGCGGCGGGCAGCGTGCTGACCCTCCTGGCCGGGGCCGCCGCGATCGTGGCCGCCTCGCGCTCCTCGCGCCGCCTCACCGCCCGGCTGCGCCGCCTGCGCACCGACACCCTCGGCCTGAGCGACACCCGGCTGCCCGCCATCGTCGACAGCGCCCGCGCCGGGGGGCGGGTCGACCTCGACGCCGAGCTTCCCCGGCTCAGCTACGGCGACGACGAGATCGGCCAGGTCGCCGACGCGTTCAACACCGCCCAGCGCACGGCCGTGGGGGCCGCGGTCAAGGAGGCCGAGATCCGCAAGGGCGCCAACCGGGTGTTCCTCGGCATCGCCTACCGCAACCAGACCCTCGTGCAGCGCCAGCTCAGCATCCTCGACGAGATCGAGTCCGACGAGGACGACCCGCGCGCCCTGCGCCGGCTGTTCCGGCTGGACCACCTCGCCACGCGCGCCCGGCGCTACGCCGACAACCTCATCATCCTCAGCGGAGCGGGGTCGGCCCGCCGCTGGCGCGACCCGATGCCCGTCGCCGACGTCCTGCGCGCCGCCATCACCGAGACCGAGGACTACGAGCGGGTCCGGCTCACCTCGGCGCCCCGGGCCCGGCTGCGCGGGGCCGCCGTCGCCGACGTGGTCCACCTCGTCGCCGAACTGGTCGAGAACGCCACCCAGTTTTCGCCCAAGGCGTGCTCGGTCGACGTCAACTGCGGGCGGGTCAGCGGCGGGGTGGCCATCGACGTCGAGGACCGCGGCCTGGGCATGACCGAGGACGGCTACGCCGAGGCCAACCGCATCCTGGCCGATCCGCCCGAGTTCGACGTCATGGCCCTGCCCGAGGAGCCCCGCCTGGGCCTGTTCGTCGTGGCGCGGCTGGCCGCCCGCCACGGCGTCGTGGTGCGGCTGCGCCCCTCGCCCTACGGCGGCACCTGCGCCACCGCCGTGGTGCCCGAGCACCTGCTGGACTGGGCGGCGCAGACACCCCGCCCCGCGGTCGTGCCCGGCGAGCCCCGCTCCGAGATCGAGCCCCTGCCCGCGGAGCCCCGCGGTGAGCGGTAG
- a CDS encoding DUF742 domain-containing protein, which translates to MSGRPSAQESPGRLVRPFAIGLDSARGATGLDLLTRVAAARAPRPGDHLRPEREALLRLAEQPQSVAELSAHLGLPLSVTKLLITDMIEAGDLRACATAPALTGDDLLHVLLEGLRAL; encoded by the coding sequence GTGAGCGGTAGGCCCTCCGCGCAAGAGTCTCCGGGGCGGCTGGTGCGGCCGTTCGCCATCGGCCTGGACTCCGCGCGCGGCGCCACCGGGCTGGACCTGCTCACCCGCGTCGCGGCGGCACGGGCGCCCCGGCCCGGCGACCACCTGCGCCCCGAGCGCGAGGCCCTGCTGCGGCTGGCCGAGCAGCCGCAGAGCGTCGCCGAGCTGTCCGCCCACCTGGGCCTGCCGCTGAGCGTCACCAAGCTGCTCATCACCGACATGATCGAGGCCGGCGACCTCCGCGCCTGTGCCACCGCACCCGCGCTGACCGGCGACGACCTGCTGCACGTGCTGCTGGAGGGCCTGCGCGCGCTGTGA
- the lhgO gene encoding L-2-hydroxyglutarate oxidase encodes MNIERIGIIGGGIIGLALARWITLNRPGARVTVLEKEDAVARHQTGHNSGVVHAGLYYRPGSLKAVLCRRGTGLLRDYCAERGLPFDQVGKVLVARTGEDAARLDDIERRARENGVPGVARLGPEGLREIEPHVRGVAGLHSPTTAITDYIAVAEALADDVRRAGGRVLLGAPVIALRQGAGGAEVLTGDPRGERVKRSFDTVVICGGLHSDRLARMAGASREPRIVPFRGQYHELAPESRHLVRGLIYPVPDPRYPFLGVHLTRHVHGEVMAGPNAILATAREGYRMRDVRLRDVADTLAAPGFWRLARRHWTVGAREMAVSASAAVFAREARRLVPAITAADLRPAEAGVRAQALTRRGDLLDDFAVDTHDRIVCVRNAPSPAATSSLAIAEYLGEKVVFAR; translated from the coding sequence ATGAACATCGAGCGGATCGGGATCATCGGCGGGGGGATCATCGGCCTGGCCCTCGCCCGGTGGATCACCCTCAACCGGCCGGGGGCGCGCGTCACGGTGCTGGAGAAGGAGGACGCGGTCGCCCGCCACCAGACCGGGCACAACAGCGGTGTGGTGCACGCCGGGCTGTACTACCGTCCCGGCTCGCTCAAGGCGGTGCTGTGCCGGCGCGGCACCGGGCTGCTGCGCGACTACTGCGCCGAGCGCGGCCTGCCCTTCGATCAGGTCGGCAAGGTGCTCGTGGCCCGCACCGGCGAGGACGCCGCGCGGCTGGACGACATCGAGCGCCGGGCGCGGGAGAACGGCGTGCCGGGGGTGGCGCGCTTAGGCCCCGAGGGGCTGCGCGAGATCGAGCCGCACGTGCGCGGCGTGGCCGGGCTGCACTCGCCCACCACCGCCATCACCGACTACATCGCCGTGGCCGAGGCCCTGGCCGACGACGTCCGCCGGGCCGGCGGACGGGTGCTGCTGGGCGCGCCGGTGATCGCGCTCCGCCAGGGGGCGGGCGGCGCCGAGGTGCTCACCGGCGACCCGCGCGGCGAGCGCGTGAAGCGCTCCTTCGACACCGTGGTGATCTGCGGCGGCCTGCACAGCGACCGCCTCGCCCGCATGGCCGGCGCCTCCCGCGAACCCCGCATCGTCCCCTTCCGCGGCCAGTACCACGAGCTGGCCCCCGAGAGCCGCCACCTGGTGCGCGGCCTGATCTACCCGGTGCCCGACCCGCGCTACCCGTTCCTGGGCGTGCACCTCACCCGGCACGTGCACGGCGAGGTCATGGCCGGCCCCAACGCCATCCTGGCCACCGCCCGCGAGGGGTACCGCATGCGGGACGTGCGGCTGCGCGACGTCGCCGACACCCTGGCCGCGCCGGGCTTCTGGCGGCTGGCGCGGCGGCACTGGACCGTGGGCGCCCGGGAGATGGCGGTGTCGGCCTCGGCCGCCGTCTTCGCCCGCGAGGCCCGCCGACTGGTCCCCGCCATCACCGCCGCCGACCTCCGCCCGGCCGAGGCCGGCGTGCGCGCCCAGGCGCTGACCCGGCGCGGCGACCTGCTCGACGACTTCGCCGTGGACACCCACGACCGGATCGTGTGCGTGCGCAACGCGCCCTCGCCCGCCGCGACGTCGTCGCTGGCCATCGCCGAGTACCTGGGGGAGAAGGTCGTCTTCGCCCGCTGA
- a CDS encoding HNH endonuclease family protein: MPHPARWSASAFRAVLAALAVPALLFGTAAPAHAAPPPPPSLAEAREQLAALTVEAEGSSSSYDRDLFPHWSPVEGNCNTRETVLRRDGTGVEVGSDCYPDAGSWTSPYDGATTSVPSEVSVDHMVPLAEAWVSGADTWSTAQREDFANDLSSPQLWAVSGSSNSSKGDRDPAEWLPPRSEIHCDYVRSWINVKYVWDLSVNSAERTALGDLLDSAC, from the coding sequence ATGCCGCATCCCGCCCGGTGGAGCGCTTCCGCGTTCCGCGCCGTCCTGGCCGCGCTCGCCGTGCCGGCCCTCCTCTTCGGCACCGCCGCACCCGCCCACGCCGCCCCTCCCCCGCCGCCGAGCCTGGCCGAGGCCCGCGAGCAGCTCGCGGCGCTCACCGTCGAGGCCGAGGGCTCGTCCTCCTCCTACGACCGCGACCTCTTCCCCCACTGGTCGCCCGTGGAGGGCAACTGCAACACCCGCGAGACCGTGCTGCGCCGCGACGGCACGGGCGTGGAGGTCGGCTCCGACTGCTACCCCGACGCCGGCTCCTGGACCAGCCCCTACGACGGCGCGACCACCTCGGTGCCCTCGGAGGTCAGCGTCGACCACATGGTGCCGCTGGCCGAGGCCTGGGTCTCGGGCGCCGACACGTGGTCCACCGCGCAGCGCGAGGACTTCGCCAACGACCTCTCCAGCCCGCAGCTGTGGGCCGTCAGCGGGTCCAGCAACAGCTCCAAGGGCGACCGCGACCCCGCCGAGTGGCTGCCGCCGCGCTCGGAGATCCACTGCGACTACGTCCGCAGCTGGATCAACGTGAAGTACGTGTGGGACCTCAGTGTGAACTCCGCCGAGCGCACCGCGCTGGGCGACCTGCTCGACAGCGCCTGCTGA